The DNA region GAAGGACGGCGCCTACTCCTGGCTGAAATCGCCGCGCTACGACGGACAGGTGCACGAGGTCGGGCCGCTGGCGCGAATGCTCGTCGCTTACGTCCGCGGCAACGAGACGGCGAAGAGCCTCGTCGACGGCGCCCTCTCCGCCCTCGAAGCGCCGGTGACCGCTCTGTTCTCGGCGCTGGGACGCCACGCCGCCCGCGCCCTCGAGACCAAGCTCGTCGCCGACGCAATGGCCGGATGGGTGCTGCAACTCAAGCCCGGAGAGCCGGTCTACGCCGAGTACGAGCTGCCGGACGAAGCGGAGGGGATGGGTCTCACCGAGGCGGCACGGGGAGCGCTCGGCCACTGGATTTCCATCAAGGACGGGCGCATCGCCAACTACCAGTGCGTCGTTCCGACCACCTGGAACGCCTCGCCCCGCGACGACCGCGACCAGCCGGGGCCCATAGAGCAGGCCCTTCAGGGCACCAAAGTAAAAGACGAGAGCAACCCGTTCGAAGTGGTGCGCGTCGTGCGCTCCTTCGATCCGTGTCTGGCCTGTGCCGTGCACCTCATAACGCCGAAAGGGAGGAGTCTGGGAGAGTTTCGTGTCTCGTAAGAGGGTCGTGATTGTCGGCGTGGGGAACGTCCTGCTGAAGGACGAGGGCATCGGCGTACACGTGGCGCGCGCCATCCGCGAGATGGGTCTCGCCTCATCCGACCATGAAGTGCAGGTCATCGACGGAGGGACGTCGCCCGACGCCCTTGACGCCGCAGAAGGCGCCGACAAGCTGATTATCGTCGACGCCGCCCAGGGCGGAGGCGAGCCGGGCACGGTCTACCGGTTCCGTCCCGACGACGTTTCCGCCGAGCCGAGGCTCCTAACTTCCCTTCACGACCTCGGCCTGCTGGACAGCCTGAGGATGATGGAGCTCATCGGCAAGCAGCCGCGCGAGACCGTCATCATCGCGGTCGAGCCGGCGGAGATCGCCTGGGGGCTGGAACTTACGCCCCTGCTGAAGGAAAAGCTGCCGGAAATCGTCCGACGCGTCATCGAGGAGCAATCTTTAACGATAACCAGTGCGCGATAACAATCCGCTAGTTAGAGGGAGACAAACATGCTGATCTCCGAACAAAAGCCGATGGAGGAGATACTGGGCTATCTCAACGGCGACCGCTCGGTCTTCCTCCTGGGCTGTGACGGCTGCGCCCAGGCCTCCCACACCGGTGGGCCCGAAGAGGTGCGCGAGATGCAAGGCCGGCTCGAGGCGGCGGGAAAAACGGTCACCGGCTCCACCGTGCTCGACTTCCTTTGCGAGAGGGCGCAGGTGAAGCTCGGCCTTGTGCCCTTCGCAGGCCAGGTGGCAGCGGCCGATTCCGTGCTGGTCATGAGCTGCGGCGTCGGGATACAGGCGGCCGCCGCGTCCATAGACAAGCCGGTCCATCCCGCCTGCAACACGCTCTCTCTCGGGGGCTCCCGCGGCGAGTGGCAGGGCAGCGAGCGCTGCATGGAGTGCGGCGACTGCGTCCTGGAGTGGACGGGAGGCATCTGCCCTCTGACCGCCTGC from Dehalococcoidia bacterium includes:
- a CDS encoding HyaD/HybD family hydrogenase maturation endopeptidase encodes the protein MSRKRVVIVGVGNVLLKDEGIGVHVARAIREMGLASSDHEVQVIDGGTSPDALDAAEGADKLIIVDAAQGGGEPGTVYRFRPDDVSAEPRLLTSLHDLGLLDSLRMMELIGKQPRETVIIAVEPAEIAWGLELTPLLKEKLPEIVRRVIEEQSLTITSAR
- a CDS encoding methylenetetrahydrofolate reductase C-terminal domain-containing protein, whose product is MLISEQKPMEEILGYLNGDRSVFLLGCDGCAQASHTGGPEEVREMQGRLEAAGKTVTGSTVLDFLCERAQVKLGLVPFAGQVAAADSVLVMSCGVGIQAAAASIDKPVHPACNTLSLGGSRGEWQGSERCMECGDCVLEWTGGICPLTACTKSLLNGQCGGAKNGKCEFQPDLRDCGWHLIYERLRKLNRLQLLRDAPINIKQYSRMQPPKEIRNTPRWSLDVRA